Proteins encoded by one window of Streptomyces sp. NBC_01477:
- a CDS encoding diaminopimelate decarboxylase — protein sequence MTDEAAVRRDDALRSAVENGLVSEAEPVVGLLDTAGIRQAATSLHAAFATPGVAVEHTFAVKAASLVPVLALLGQYGLGAEVASPGELALARAAGIPPRRTVLDSPAKTTAELREALALGIAVNADNPQEIARIDALLAAAPSASPIGLRVNPQVGGGSIDAMSTATATSKFGVALRDPGAEDWVLRTYTERPWLNRLHTHTGSQGVPLPLMAAGVRAAYDLAERINAAAGRRQVTVLDIGGGLPVNFGSDEITPTFGDYADLLRTEVPGLFDGRYGIVTEFGRALLAKHGTVLARVEYAKSAGGRAIAVTHAGAQVATRTVFAPDSWPLRVLALDPAGRRKTGEPVIQDVAGPCCFAGDLVARGRALPRLDAGDHVALLDTGAYYFSTHFAYNSLPRPAVWAYTAGPGAAPAFSPVRPAQTLADLLTESGADVPPLQP from the coding sequence ATGACGGACGAGGCGGCGGTACGCCGGGACGACGCGCTGCGGTCAGCGGTGGAAAACGGCCTGGTGAGCGAGGCGGAACCAGTCGTCGGACTGCTGGACACCGCCGGCATCCGGCAGGCGGCGACCTCCCTGCACGCGGCCTTCGCCACCCCCGGGGTGGCCGTCGAGCACACCTTCGCCGTGAAGGCCGCGTCCCTGGTGCCGGTCCTGGCGCTGCTCGGGCAGTACGGGCTCGGCGCCGAAGTGGCCAGCCCCGGCGAACTCGCCCTGGCCCGCGCCGCCGGCATCCCGCCGCGGCGCACCGTGCTCGACTCCCCCGCCAAGACCACCGCGGAACTGCGCGAGGCGCTGGCCCTCGGTATCGCCGTCAACGCCGACAATCCGCAGGAGATCGCCAGGATCGACGCCCTGCTGGCCGCCGCGCCCTCCGCCTCCCCCATCGGGCTGCGGGTCAACCCGCAGGTCGGCGGCGGCAGCATCGACGCGATGAGCACCGCGACGGCCACCTCCAAATTCGGCGTGGCCCTGCGCGACCCGGGCGCCGAGGACTGGGTGCTGCGCACGTACACCGAACGCCCCTGGCTGAACCGCCTCCACACCCACACCGGCTCCCAGGGGGTGCCGCTGCCGCTGATGGCCGCCGGCGTCAGGGCCGCCTACGACCTGGCGGAACGGATCAACGCCGCCGCCGGCCGCCGGCAGGTCACCGTCCTGGACATCGGCGGCGGCCTGCCCGTCAACTTCGGCTCCGACGAGATCACGCCGACCTTCGGCGACTACGCCGACCTGCTGCGTACCGAGGTCCCCGGCCTCTTCGACGGGCGCTACGGCATCGTCACCGAATTCGGCCGCGCGCTGCTGGCCAAGCACGGCACCGTCCTGGCCCGGGTCGAGTACGCCAAGTCCGCCGGCGGCCGGGCCATAGCGGTCACCCACGCCGGCGCGCAGGTCGCCACCCGTACCGTCTTCGCGCCGGACTCCTGGCCGCTGCGGGTGCTCGCCCTCGACCCCGCGGGCCGCCGCAAGACCGGCGAGCCGGTAATCCAGGACGTGGCAGGACCCTGCTGCTTCGCCGGGGACCTGGTCGCCCGCGGCCGCGCCCTGCCCCGGCTGGACGCGGGCGACCATGTCGCGCTGCTGGACACCGGCGCCTACTACTTCTCGACGCACTTCGCCTACAACTCGCTGCCCCGGCCCGCCGTCTGGGCCTACACCGCCGGACCGGGCGCCGCGCCCGCCTTCTCGCCGGTCCGCCCGGCCCAGACCCTCGCCGACCTGCTCACCGAGAGCGGCGCGGACGTCCCCCCGCTCCAGCCGTAG
- a CDS encoding MurR/RpiR family transcriptional regulator produces MGSAAGAEQGTATGGGASRLLKLFEAHRLTPTQRRIAHCLVRRAVDAPFLSSVEVAELAGVSQPSVTRFAVALGFDGYPALRKHLREVPSSAAPDGAGGNEYQQAVHAEIENLRHLAALLADPGPVARAGALLAGSVPLPVLGLRAAGAQARGFAYFAAKVHPDVRLLDEGGTMLADRIDAAARAGAGALLCFALPRHPREVVDALAHAQEAGLTVVTVADSAFAPVAAHSDVLLPAAVGTGLAFDTACAPMLLGRVLLESMCDELPDAQARLEEFDTQAAARGVFAE; encoded by the coding sequence ATGGGTAGTGCGGCCGGGGCCGAGCAGGGGACCGCGACCGGCGGCGGCGCGAGCCGGCTGCTGAAGCTCTTCGAGGCGCACCGGCTGACACCCACGCAGCGCAGGATCGCGCACTGCCTGGTGCGCAGAGCCGTCGACGCGCCCTTCCTGTCCAGTGTGGAGGTGGCCGAACTCGCGGGCGTCAGCCAGCCGTCCGTGACCCGCTTCGCGGTGGCGCTCGGCTTCGACGGCTATCCGGCGCTGCGCAAGCACCTGCGCGAGGTGCCGTCGTCCGCCGCGCCGGACGGGGCGGGCGGCAACGAGTACCAGCAGGCGGTGCACGCCGAGATCGAGAATCTGCGGCATCTCGCGGCGCTGCTCGCCGACCCGGGGCCGGTCGCCCGGGCCGGCGCGCTGCTCGCCGGCTCGGTGCCGCTGCCGGTGCTCGGGCTGCGGGCGGCCGGGGCGCAGGCCCGCGGCTTCGCCTATTTCGCGGCCAAGGTCCACCCGGACGTGCGGCTGCTGGACGAGGGCGGCACGATGCTCGCCGACCGGATCGACGCGGCGGCGCGCGCGGGGGCCGGCGCGCTGCTCTGCTTCGCGCTGCCCCGGCACCCGCGGGAGGTGGTCGACGCGCTGGCCCACGCGCAGGAGGCGGGGCTGACCGTGGTCACCGTGGCCGACAGCGCGTTCGCGCCGGTCGCCGCGCACAGCGACGTGCTGCTGCCGGCCGCCGTCGGGACGGGCCTGGCGTTCGACACCGCGTGCGCGCCGATGCTGCTCGGCCGGGTGCTGCTGGAGTCGATGTGCGACGAACTTCCGGACGCGCAGGCGCGGCTGGAGGAGTTCGACACGCAGGCCGCGGCGCGCGGGGTCTTCGCGGAGTGA